The following nucleotide sequence is from Chryseobacterium sp..
ACGAAATAAACTGGGATAACCATGTATCGCAAACCCAATCAACACGTTATTTGTTGTTCTTTATAATTTCTTCAACCAGGATATTTGAGTTTGCTTGATCAAGATATCCGATAAAGTTCAGCCACGCTTTAAGGTTGTCGCCCTGTTCCTTATAGCGGTTTTTTTGCTGAATCAAGTGTTCCAACATATAGCCAGCAACCCTTCCTTTATAAAGATCTTCCACAATATCAATATTGTTATAATCAAGAAAGTTCAGCAGCTTGTGCATGAATTGGGAATCGCTCATTATATGGGTGTTTGGATTGAATACGGTAACTACCTCTTTGTTCGGTTATATTGAACAAATTCAAAGTTATTATCCCCGTCTTATAACCAAGGCAGCCAGGTGTGGATTACCTGAAAACGAAGAACATAAAAGATCTCAATAGACGGTAAAAGTCGCTGTGTAGTAATATTTTTATTGAAGATTCTGGCAGACATTGAAATATCAGCATCTATACCTTAATCCAGCCTCAGGTGGCGGGAACTTTAGTTGGGAATAGCACTGGCTTGCAAAATACCACTACCGCAGGCATCAGGGATCAATCTCTAAAAGCCAATCGAAATATAAATCAGCAGCATAAAATTCAATTAAGGAACCTTTAAAAGTGGACTAGCGATGTGAGGGTATTTCATATAACACCATAAACTCAGTATCTTTTATTCTTTATGGTGTTTACGATATAAACGGTCAACTTGCCTACGAAAATGGTGAAGTGAACGTTGAAAAATTTGGGGAAAGGCTCTTGTTTGAGAGGAAATTCTGATTATGGATAAATTTTTTCAGATATTTTTGAAAAACTATTGCATTATTATATTTCTATTTATAGTTTAGCTATACTAATTCTTAAAAACTAAAAACCATGAGGAAAATTTTATTATTATTGACTTTGAGTCTTATTTCGGCAAGTTTATTTGGAGGTTGGAGAACAAATACAAGAAACAAATGTAAAACTTTTGCTAAAAAATATGTTGCAGAAGCAAGGACTTTTACAGGTTATCCAGCAATAGATCGTGACGCCTCGTGCAGTCAGGCTTATGCAGAACTTATTAAGTATTGTGCTTACCAGAAAGTTTCAAATGGTCCTAGTGGATCGTGGCAGTTAGGAGGCGTAAATAATAATTTTTGTTCTAGAGGAGAAACGGTAAGTTATTTTGATCAATTTTTTCTACCAAATGCAAGTTTTAATCAAAATATAGAAGAATCAGACTTGAAAAGTGATGAAGTAAGTTTTGATGAACAAAATCATTCCATCATTATCCCAAATATTAGTGGGTACGTTAAACTTTCCAAGAATAATGGGTATTATTCTAATTTTCGTCTCTCAGTTTGGAAACCTACTGATGATATTATAAACGAAATAGCAGACGAAAGTATGGAATCTTCTGAAGTCTTGCATCAGTTTGAAGTTAAGGTTACGGACAATGGTGTTTATTTTAATGGAAATTTAGTAAGTGATGAATTAAAAAGTAAATTTAAAATTCATGATGACGGAAGACAAACAATTGTTACGTTCACGGATGTAACCATAGAAATTCCTATCGATGCAAATGTGTCACTTGATGAATTGGCAGTGCAAATGGATGGTGACGGTGCACCAGATACAGAGAATAATGCAGCAAAGATGGTTAGTAACACCAACGATGCAGTTGGAAAAAATGAAGTCCTTTTAAAAGTATATCCCAATCCCGCGAAAAATATTGTAAATATTGAATTTTCAAATAATTTTTCAAATGCAGCAACCATAGATATTTTTGATATTAAAGGAAAAAAAGTTCATGGGGTTTTGAATAAAAAATTAACTAAAGAAAAAGGTGTTAGCAAGCTTGCTATTGATTCATCTTTATTAACTAAAGGTCATTATTATATCCTTATTGAGAGTAATGGGAAAAAATTCACAAAACAATTAATAATTGATTAATAATATTAAAGAATGATCCCTTGCAATATTGCAAGGGATTTTTTATTTTGAAAAAATGAAAAAAATTCTGACTCTTTGTTTTTTTTATTGTGCAGTCACCCTTTTTTACACACAATCCTCTTATTCATTAGGTGTGCATATAGGAGGTGGGGTTAATATTTACAGTAATAAATATGACACAGATGAAAATCATTTTAAGTTTAATTCACCTATTTCTGGCAATATCGGAGTAAAGTTGTTAAAATATATGGATGAAAAAAATGCTTTTTTATTAGAACTAAACCATTCCCGAAAAACGATAGAATTTGATTATGATTTGAATGAAAAGGAAATACCGTATAAATTAAAAGATAACATAGGGCAAAAATACAGCACGATTTCCATGCATGTTGGCTACAGAAGAACCTTACCCTCTTTTAAACTGCAAAAATTTTTTGAAGTGAGTGTAGGAGCCGATTATAATTCAAATGTCATCGTTTCAACAAGAGGAAACGGAGAAGGAACAGATGTTGAATTTTCCGAGCCTATTTTGTATACCAATTTTTATAACCTAGATGAAAAATCCTATACTTTAAGTGCAAATCTTGGTTTTGGGGTAAATTTCGGTTCAAGAAATCAGTATGAGTTTGGAGCGATCTTTAATATACCTTTCCAAAAAATTCAGAAAAAAACTTCCCAGTACCAATATGAGTGGGAATATCAAGACCAAATATTTAGCCATAGGTTGGATTATTTAGGGAAAATTTATTATCCAAATATGAAACTCACGTACTACATTTTTTAAATAATTACAAACGCTTCAGGGCGTTTTTTTGTTGGAGAAAAAGTGACCTTCTCCCACAAAACCGTAACACCTAAAAGTAGAGATTTTTCGATAAAGTAATTAACTTTAATACAAGAAAAATCAA
It contains:
- a CDS encoding T9SS type A sorting domain-containing protein, encoding MRKILLLLTLSLISASLFGGWRTNTRNKCKTFAKKYVAEARTFTGYPAIDRDASCSQAYAELIKYCAYQKVSNGPSGSWQLGGVNNNFCSRGETVSYFDQFFLPNASFNQNIEESDLKSDEVSFDEQNHSIIIPNISGYVKLSKNNGYYSNFRLSVWKPTDDIINEIADESMESSEVLHQFEVKVTDNGVYFNGNLVSDELKSKFKIHDDGRQTIVTFTDVTIEIPIDANVSLDELAVQMDGDGAPDTENNAAKMVSNTNDAVGKNEVLLKVYPNPAKNIVNIEFSNNFSNAATIDIFDIKGKKVHGVLNKKLTKEKGVSKLAIDSSLLTKGHYYILIESNGKKFTKQLIID
- a CDS encoding outer membrane beta-barrel protein gives rise to the protein MKKILTLCFFYCAVTLFYTQSSYSLGVHIGGGVNIYSNKYDTDENHFKFNSPISGNIGVKLLKYMDEKNAFLLELNHSRKTIEFDYDLNEKEIPYKLKDNIGQKYSTISMHVGYRRTLPSFKLQKFFEVSVGADYNSNVIVSTRGNGEGTDVEFSEPILYTNFYNLDEKSYTLSANLGFGVNFGSRNQYEFGAIFNIPFQKIQKKTSQYQYEWEYQDQIFSHRLDYLGKIYYPNMKLTYYIF